One window of the Cryptomeria japonica chromosome 7, Sugi_1.0, whole genome shotgun sequence genome contains the following:
- the LOC131060158 gene encoding uncharacterized protein LOC131060158, translating into MGDTYFPEYDPTPYGGGLDLEELYGKPIVPSEKSCYAPSEPASSLADGEEDDKASVISAYGVELPDFEIDKRNSSPKGKQEEKGSAAEPWKPIYPAPEYHLRDSDLVLPFCNCATPNHCTCPYNIFSFNNCQEEEEGAEEEDCIYTHHDPSSPEHVANKVAQWLFSSSYI; encoded by the exons ATGGGTGATACCTATTTTCCAGAGTACGATCCCACTCCCTATGGAGGCGGTCTGGATCTGGAAGAACTGTATGGAAAACCCATTGTACCCTCTGAGAAATCCTGCTATGCCCCATCTGAGCCTGCCTCTTCTCTTGCGGATGGGGAGGAGGATGACAAAGCATCTGTGATTTCTGCATACGGGGTTGAATTGCCCGATTTCGAAATTGATAAGAGGAATTCTTCCCCCAAGGGCAAACAGGAGGAAAAGGGTTCAGCTGCTGAACCCTGGAAACCCATTTATCCAGCCCCTGAATATCACCTAAGGGACTCAGATCTGGTTCTCCCTTTCTGCAATTGTGCTACGCCCAATCACTGCACCTGCCCTTATAATATTTTCTCTTTTAACAACTGCCAAGAGGAGGAGGAAGGGGCAGAGGAAGAAGACTGCATATATACCCACCATGATCCTTCCTCTCCAGAGCAT GTGGCCAACAAAGTGGCTCAATGGTTGTTTTCCAGCAGTTACATATGA